A stretch of Prinia subflava isolate CZ2003 ecotype Zambia chromosome 14, Cam_Psub_1.2, whole genome shotgun sequence DNA encodes these proteins:
- the LOC134558313 gene encoding laminin subunit beta-2-like isoform X2 produces MTLLAGGRPEHGLGMESTQLLFLPSASANKRRYPCVTVRSLWNPAPVHSRAPCRAPGLSAQHPARPVQRILGSTNQHRHHHASLGRCILDCTVVLDPGEDRHQPPCTPCHTLHPTAVPSPCSTRQIPWLPMDILALALLLVGGLVAGGWQEPDLTHGCARGSCYPATGNLLVGRATRLSATSTCGLDGPQEYCIVSHLQDSEKCFTCDSRDPSLPESHRIENVIYLSSPHDQRTWWQSENGVEHVSIRLDLEGEFHFTHLIMKFKTFRPAAMLVERSADFGRTWKVYRYFAYNCSKLFPGIPNHPLGLVDEVLCDQRYSEIEPSSNGEVIFKVLDPSIPVADPYSPDIQDLLRVTNLRVNLTKLHTLGDNLLDSRQEVLHKYYYAVDELVLRGSCFCHGHAAHCAPAPGAPTPSVPGMIHGRCVCEHHTQGLNCERCEDFYHDLPWRPAEGSSTNACRRCDCNEHSLRCHFDMAVFLATGNTSGAVCDGCQHNTMGRRCHLCKPFYYRHPRSDIRSPTACAPCDCDPAGSLDGGACDGQTNVALGMIAGQCRCKENVAGPRCDRCRHGTYGLSQGDPQGCQPCRCDPRGTVAGSSPCDPISGDCYCKRFVAGRSCSQCVPEFWGLSYDLGGCRPCACDFGGAYNNRCSMEDGACPCRPHIMGRQCDQVQPGFFCAPLDYYTYEAEQATGHGHSHPQLPLDVEEVVRDSAGRMVTWTGLGFSRVRDGAGLTFRVDNVPYPMDYELLLRYEPESAEDWEAVVSVSSRVLPTSSRCGNLLPSEQMYREILPHSQRYVLLSRPFCFEPSTPYEVTMRLQRAGVTQRHPGAFILIDSLVLLPRVSELPGFHGAEAAARQEELERYQCLEVFRMAPPHPLAQACARLVCSVSALMHGGALPCQCDPQGSRSSECQVQGGQCECKSHVIGRRCDHCAPGSYGFGPLGCSPCSCSLEGSVSQLCDKVSGQCRCQPGTMGRQCDQCQPSHWGFPACRPCHCNGHAEECDPRTGACLRCRDHTSGRHCERCQDGYYGNPVLGSGQQCRPCPCPGYPGTRHYHGSTCHADDETHHIVCVCAPGYAGPRCDRCSPGYFGAPEMEGGECRPCQCNNNIDASDPEGCDPRTGQCLRCLYHTAGPHCAQCQPGYYGNALQRSCRRCGCDPRGTLASHCTDGTCNCDRGTGACACRPNVVGKSCDRCAPHFWSLGGPRGCEPCDCHPTHALHPACDTVTGQCQCRPGFGGRVCSQCQEHHWGDPEQECRACECEPLGAESPQCEQDNGQCRCRLGFGGLRCDRCQRGYQEPFPHCSPCHPCFGRWDLAVGSLREGLQRLGAQVQALREGGSTLPLSPRRLRELEEALGRVERLLGEGDSPGGSLLDGLPRQLGGTRMELDNFWKQLQELEQHLDQLAQADMQHHDRLAELSRELGGLNRTASHLQMLLGTVPAAGFSESYRSILASVEASRQAEVVANGTAGELSRARMTQRATERALRQRGDTFRRGTAAAWKSLREAQKRVMGLNIARINEKICGAPGDRSCKHAPCGGALCRDSEGTRHCGGTGCAGALPISARALSSAHNASQQLEVALEQLGVVAQKPGAPQMQEVQELARGARSRAEEALERSQAARSRAEKATAQLRDFIRRIKAFLAEEGADPGSIELVARQVLNISLPSSPGQIQKLMQEMQESIRQLEGVDAVLNSTAEGLAMAWDLLAQGQEARERAEGIRDELAGTQQALEVARTQAMTAGSTLQSARDAIQVAENRAREAERRLQVLDRKESQAQRRLRELAQRIAALQERSRDAHHMAQQAKDWAQRATTTSGTLSQDLAQVTQRYVMLKNRVGTLDRVSGGALQRVSQLMTEVQDLLDKASNSKRKLEDLEQRFGANERTMAAKVTRLQALEQQVTGLLQEIRERANAYATC; encoded by the exons ATGACCTTGCTTGCCGGCGGGCGGCCAGAGCATGGCCTTGGCATGgagagcacacagctcctcttccttccttcagcCTCGGCTAATAAAAGACGCTATCCCTGCGTGACAGTGAGGTCTCTGTGGAACCCGGCCCCGGTGCACAGCcgtgctccctgcagggctccagggcTGTCGGCTCAACACCCAGCCCGGCCAGTCCAGAGGATCCTGGGCAGCACCAACCAGCACAGG CACCATCATGCCAGTTTGGGGAGGTGCATCCTGGACTGCACGGTTGTGCTAGACCCAGGAGAGGACAGGCATCAGCCGCCCTGCACCCCATGCCATACCCTGCACCCTACCGCAGTGCCATCTCCGTGTTCTACCAGGCAGATCCCGTGGTTGCCCATGGACATCTTGGCGCTTGCTCTCCTCCTGG TGGGAGGACTGGTGGCAGGGGGTTGGCAGGAGCCTGACCTGACCCACGGCTGTGCCCGTGGCAGCTGCTACCCAGCTACTGGGAACCTGCTGGTGGGGCGAGCCACCCgcctgagtgccacctccacctGTGGGCTGGATGGGCCCCAAGAGTACTGCATCGtcagccacctccag GACTCAGAGAAATGTTTCACCTGTGACTCACGTGACCCGTCCCTGCCTGAGAGCCACCGTATTGAGAATGTTATCTACCTGAGCAGCCCTCATGACCAACGGACCTGGTGGCAGTCGGAGAATG GTGTGGAGCATGTCAGCATCCGCCTGGACCTGGAGGGCGAGTTCCACTTCACCCATCTCATCATGAAGTTTAAA ACCTTCCGCCCCGCGGCCATGCTGGTGGAGCGCTCAGCCGACTTTGGGCGCACCTGGAAAGTGTATCGCTACTTTGCCTACAACTGCTCCAAACTCTTCCCCGGAATTCCCAACCACCCCTTGGGGCTCGTGGATGAGGTGCTATGTGACCAGCGCTACTCTGAGATCGAGCCCTCCAGCAATGGGGAG GTTATCTTCAAGGTGCTGGACCCCTCCATCCCCGTAGCAGATCCCTACAGCCCAGACATCCAGG ACCTGCTTCGTGTCACCAACCTGCGGGTGAACCTCACCAAGCTGCACACGCTGGGGGACAACCTGCTGGACTCACGTCAGGAGGTGCTGCACAAGTACTACTACGCTGTGGATGAACTGGTGCTGCGCGGGAGCTGCTTCTGCCATGGCCACGCTGCCCACTGTGCCCCGGCACCTGGTGCCCCGACACCCTCTGTCCCTGGCATG ATCCACGGGCGCTGTGTCTGTGAGCACCACACACAGGGGCTGAACTGCGAGCGCTGCGAGGACTTCTATCACGACCTGCCCTGGCGCCCGGCCGAGGGCTCCAGCACCAACGCCTGTCGCC gctgtgactgcaaCGAGCACTCACTGCGGTGCCACTTTGACATGGCTGTGTTCCTGGCCACGGGGAACACCAGTGGGGCTGTGTGTGATGGCTGCCAGCACAACACCATGGGCCGCCGCTGTCATCTCTGCAAGCCCTTCTACTACCGGCACCCTCGCTCCGACATCCGATCCCCCACTGCCTGTGCCC CGTGCGATTGTGACCCAGCAGGCTCGCTGGACGGAGGTGCCTGTGACGGGCAGACGAACGTGGCGCTGGGCATGATTGCGGGGCAGTGCCGCTGCAAGGAGAATGTGGCTGGTCCCCGCTGCGACCGCTGCCGGCACGGCACCTACGGCCTCAGCCAGGGCGACCCACAGGGCTGCCAGC CATGCAGGTGTGACCCACGGGGTACGGTGGCGGGCAGCTCGCCGTGTGACCCCATCAGTGGAGACTGCTACTGCAAACGCTTCGTGGCTGGGCGCTCTTGCAGCCAGTGTGTG CCCGAGTTCTGGGGTCTGAGCTACGACTTGGGGGGCTGCCGGCCCTGTGCCTGCGACTTCGGGGGAGCCTACAACAACCG GTGCTCCATGGAGGATGGGGCATGTCCCTGCCGTCCCCACATCATGGGGCGGCAGTGTGACCAGGTACAACCCGGCTTCTTCTGTGCCCCCCTCGACTACTACACCTATGAGGCCGAGCAGGCCACTGGCCATGGCCACAGTCACCCTCAGCTTCCG ctggacGTGGAGGAGGTGGTGCGGGACAGTGCCGGGCGCATGGTGACGTGGACAGGCTTGGGGTTCTCCCGGGTGCGGGACGGGGCTGGCCTGACCTTCCGTGTGGACAACGTGCCTTACCCCATGGACTACGAGCTGCTGCTGCGCTATGAGCCTGAG TCAGCCGAGGACTGGGAGGCCGTGGTCAGTGTCAGCTCCCGGGTGCTGCCCACCAGCTCTCGCTGTGGGAACCTGTTACCCTCCGAGCAGATGTACCGTGAGATTCTGCCCCACAGCCAGAG GTATGTGCTGCTGTCCCGGCCCTTCTGCTTCGAGCCCAGCACCCCTTATGAGGTGACCATGCGGCTTCAGCGGGCTGGTGTCACCCAGCGCCACCCTGGTGCCTTCATCCTCATCGACTCG TTGGTGCTCCTGCCGCGGGTGTCAGAGTTGCCTGGGTTCCatggggcagaggcagcagcgcgccaggaggagctggagcggTACCAGTGCCTGGAGGTGTTTCGCATGGCCCCCCCTCATCCCCTGGCCCAGGCCTGTGCCCGCCTGGTCTGCAGCGTCTCAGCCCTGATGCATGGCGGGGCACTGC CCTGCCAGTGCGACCCACAGGGCTCCCGCAGCAGCGAGTGCCAGGTACAGGGCGGGCAGTGCGAGTGCAAGTCCCACGTCATCGGCCGACGCTGCGACCACTGTGCCCCAGGCAGCTATGGCTTCGGGCCCCTGGGATGCAGCC cctgctcctgctccctaGAGGGCTcggtgtcccagctgtgtgaCAAGGTGAGCGGGCAGTGCCGGTGCCAGCCCGGCACCATGGGCCGGCAGTGTGaccagtgccagcccagccacTGGGGCTTCCCTGCCTGCCGGCCCTGCCACTGCAATGGGCACGCCGAGGAGTGCGACCCCCGGACGGGCGCCTGCCTGCGCTGCCGCGACCATACGAGCGGACGGCATTGTGAGAG GTGCCAGGACGGTTACTATGGGAaccctgtgctgggctcagggcagcagtgccGGCCCTGCCCCTGTCCCGGCTACCCTGGCACACGGCATTACCACGGGAGCACCTGCCATGCCGACGATGAGACACACCACATTGTCTGCGTCTGTGCCCCTGGATACGCGG ggccccgCTGTGACCGCTGCTCCCCTGGTTACTTCGGGGCTCCGGAGATGGAGGGGGGGGAGTGCCGGCCCTGCCAGTGCAACAACAACATCGACGCCAGCGACCCAGAGGGCTGCGACCCCCGCACGGGACAGTGCCTGCGCTGCCTGTACCACACCGCTGGGCCACACTGCGCCCAGTGTCAGCCCGGCTACTACGGCAATGCCCTGCAGCGCAGCTGCCGGC gctgtggctgtgaccCACGGGGTACACTGGCCTCCCACTGCACCGATGGCACCTGCAATTGTGACCGTGGCACAGGAGCCTGTGCCTGCCGGCCCAACGTCGTGGGCAAGAGCTGTGATCGCTGTGCACCCCACTTCTGGAGCCTAGGGGGACCAAGGGGCTGTGAGCCCTGTGACTGCCACCCCACACATGCCCTGCACCCTGCCTGTGACACA GTgacagggcagtgccagtgccGGCCTGGCTTCGGGGGTCGTGTCtgttcccagtgccaggagcaCCACTGGGGAGACCCTGAGCAGGAGTGCCGAG CCTGTGAGTGTGAGCCGCTGGGTGCTGAGAGCCCACAGTGCGAGCAGGACAACGGGCAGTGCCGGTGCCGGCTGGGATTCGGGGGGCTGCGCTGTGACCGCTGCCAGCGGGGCTACCAGGAGCCCTTCCCCCATTGCTCGCCCTGCCACCCTTGCTTTGGGCGCTGGGACCTGGCCGTGGGCAGCCTGCGGGAAGGGCTGCAGCGCCTTGGGGCACAGGTGCAGGCATTGAGGGAGGGGGGGTCCACACTCCCACTCAGCCCCCGTCGCCTgcgggagctggaggaggctcTGGGGCGTGTGGAACggctgctgggagagggggaCAGCCCTGGTGGTTCCCTCCTCGATGGACTGCCCAGGCAGCTGGGTGGCACCAG GATGGAGCTGGACAACTTCTGGAAGCAACTCCAAGAGCTGGAGCAACATCTAGACCAGCTGGCGCAGGCGGATATGCAGCACCATGACCGGCTAGCTGAGCTGAGCCGCGAGCTGGGAGGTCTCAACCGAACAGCCTCCCACCTTCAAATGCTCCTCGGCACTGTACCAGCAGCTGGATTCAGTG AGTCTTACCGCAGCATCCTGGCATCAGTGGAGGCCTCGCGGCAGGCGGAGGTGGTGGCCAATGGCACAGCTGGCGAGCTAAGTAGGGCGCGGATGACGCAGCGGGCAACTGAGCGGGCGCTGCGGCAGCGGGGCGATACTTTCCGCCGTGGCACAGCCGCAGCCTGGAAATCCTTGCGGGAGGCACAAAAACGGGTGATGGGACTCAACATTGCCAGGATCAATGAGAAG ATTTGTGGGGCACCCGGAGACCGGAGCTGCAAGCATGCGCCTTGCGGAGGAGCCTTGTGCCGAGACAGTGAGGGGACAAGGCATTGCGGTGGCACTGGGTGTGCAGGGGCACTGCCTATCTCAGCTCGAGCCCTGAGCAGTGCCCATAATGCCtcacagcagctggaggtggcATTAGAGCAGCTGGGTGTTGTGGCACAGAAG CCGGGTGCCCCTCAGatgcaggaggtgcaggagctggcacGGGGGGCACGCAGCCGGGCAGAGGAGGCGCTGGAGCGCTCTCAGGCTGCCCGCAGCCGCGCAGAGAAGGCGACGGCCCAGCTGCGGGACTTCATCCGCCGGATCAAGGCTTTCCTGGCAG aggagggagctgACCCAGGCAGCATCGAGCTGGTGGCCCGGCAGGTGCTGAAcatctccctgcccagcagtcCTGGACAGATCCAGAAGCTGATGCAGGAGATGCAGGAGAGCATCAGGCAGCTAGAGGGGGTGGACGCAGTTCtcaacagcacagcagaggggctggctATGGCATGGGatctgctggcacagggacaggaggccAG AGAGCGAGCAGAAGGCATAAGGGATGAGCTGGCGGGGacacagcaggcactggagGTGGCACGGACACAGGCGATGACAGCAGGGAGCACTCTGCAGAGCGCCAGGGATGCCATCCAGGTGGCCGAGAACAGAGCCAGGGAG GCGGAGCgcaggctgcaggtgctggacAGGAAGGAGTCGCAGGCGCAGAGGCGGCTGCGGGAACTGGCACAGCGCATCGCCGCCCTGCAGGAGCGCAGCCGGGATGCTCACCACATGGCTCAGCAAGCCAAGGACTGGGCACAGCGTGCCACCACCACCTCGGGGACACTTAGCCAG GACCTGGCCCAGGTAACACAGCGTTATGTGATGCTGAAGAATCGGGTGGGCACGCTGGACAGGGTGTCTGGTGGGGCCCTGCAGCGTGTGTCACAGCTGATGACAGAGGTCCAAGACCTCCTGGATAAGGCCAGCAACAGCAAGAGGAAGCTGGAAG ACCTCGAGCAGCGTTTTGGGGCCAATGAACGGACGATGGCGGCAAAGGTGACACGACTGCAGGCTTTGGAGCAGCAGGTCACCGGGCTGTTGCAGGAGATCCGAGAGAGGGCCAACGCTTACGCCACCTGCTAG